TCAAAAATGAGTAAATTAGAGATAGGTTATACTATTTTAAGCAAGTTCTTATCGCATTCAGAATTAGCTAATTACAGATCATGTGTAGACGCCTTTATATTTGCTCCACAGACCGATGCTTTTAGTGGTTATCTTACAGAGTGTTTTTACCAAAAGGTACCAGTTTTTGTAGGTTCTTGGTTACCATACAAAGAATTTATAAGAATGGGAATAAAATACCACGACTTTGACAATTTTAATGATTTAAAGGAGATGTTAATAAATATTGATGATTTTGTAAAGAGCGATTATAGAGGGAATAGGGAGATTGTCAAGCAATATTTTATTGAATCAAACGATAGTGTCGAATGGAGTAAATTATATATAAATGCCTGAAGAGAGTATTGGACAACCGAACTTAAATAAGAAAATTAAGATTGGTTTAAAGTGGAATCTTATAAACCAAGTCATTTCACAATTTATATTCATTTGGTTTAGCATATACCTTGCCAGGTTATTAGGCCCTCAGGCATATGGATTAGTTGGAATGGTTACAGTGTTATCTGGATTTGCTGTAATCTTTGTGGACTTCGGATTTACAAGTTCAATTATTTATTATCAAATTGAAGCGGAGAAAAAACTGTCCAGCATATTTTGGTTTAATATCTTTGCAGCATCAATTATTTATTTAATATTTTTCATTCTTGCTCCCACTATTGCAAAATTTTATAATGAACCACAACTGGTAAAATTGACTCGTGTAATCTGTTTTGGAATTATTATTTCTGCATTTTCTTCTATGCAGGCAACTCTTCTTAGTAAAGAAATTAATTTTAAAAAAAAGGTTATCATTCAATGGTTTAGTACAATTGTCAGTTACTCGGTAGGTTTTTTTCTAGCTTTTAAAGGCTATGGAGTTTGGAGTATTGTATTTATGTCACTTGTCAATAATTTTGTAAATAGTGTAATTCTTTGGTTGACCTCATCTTGGAAACCCTCTTTCTATTTTTCATTAGAGGAGTTAAAAGGTCTAACGAAATATAGTACAAATATCGGTGCAACCAGTATTTTTACTTATCTAACAAGAAATCTTGATAATTTCATTGTAGCTAAATTTTTAGGACAAACGGATTTAGGATTATACACCAATGCTTATCGTCTTATGATGCTGCCGGTTACTAATGTTGCCGGAATATTTGGAAGTGTTTTGTTTTCAGGATTCTCAAAATTAGGTGATGATTTAAATAAAATGGCTGATATATACCTAAAGACAGTTAAAATCATATCATTTGTTACCTTTCCTTTAATGATTGGAATTTTTTCTATTTCACAGGATTTAATTATGATTATGTATGGCCACAAATGGATGGGGGCTGTTCCTCTAATAAGGATTTTATCATTATTAGGGGCTGTTCAATCAATTCTATTTTTAAATGGGACTATATTCAATGCTGTAGGTAAACCTAAGGTAGCTCTTTACACGACAATTGTTTTATATTTATTCTTAATTGTAGGCTGGATTATAGGTTTAAAATTAGATGGTATTATTGGTTTTACAAAAGCCTATTTAATTATTGCAGGTTTAGGGAGTGTTTTTATTCTCTATAATGCAATAAGATTTATCAATCTGAATTTGTTTAATGTTTTTCAAGTAATAAAAAAACAATTATTTGGTTCTTTATTAATGGGATGTTTAATTTATATACTTAACAGATTTTTTTTAATTCAGGATATAAATATTCGTTTTACAGTTAACATTTTGCTAGGTATTTCGTTTTATGTTAGCTATTCATTTTTATTCCAGAGAGATATGATAAGTATAATAAAAGGTTTAAAGAGTAAATCTGGATAAATTTATAAATTATAAATTATCACTTAATAATAGTAATTATTAAAATTAAATCATATGAAAAGTGTTTCTATAATTATAGTAACATATAATGCTGAAAAGTATATTTATAATTGTGTTAGTTCAATTAATGAATCAAAAATTAATGTGCATATCATCGTTATCGATAATGGTTCGCAAGATAAAACATTAGACATCATTAGAGCTAATTTCAAAAATATTGAAATTGTAGATTCCAAGAAAAATTTAGGATTTGGAGCTGCCAATAATATAGGTTATGAAATAGCTTTAGCAAGAAACTCAGATTATATTTATTTGCTTAATCAAGATACAATTAGTTACCCAGAAACATTAAGTAGAATGATTGAGATTTTAGATAGTGATAGTCATATTGGAGTTGCGTCTCCTATGCATTTAAATGATGATGGACAAAAGCTTGATAAAAAATTTGAAGAATATATTTCTGCTGGATCTTGCCCAGAATATATTTCAGATGCTTCATTGAACAAAGTCTCTACTTTTTATGAAATTGGTTTTGTAAATGCTGCAGCTTGGTTGATTAACATAGAAATGATTAAAAAACTTGGGGGATTATTTTCTTCAGCATTTTTTCACTATGGAGAAGATTCAAATTTTTTATCTAGATTGAGATATCATAAAAAGAAATGTGTCATTATTCCAAATATTTACGTTCATCATCTTAGAGAGGAAAGATCTGGAAAGATGAGCGCAGCTTTTGAGAAAA
The genomic region above belongs to Epilithonimonas zeae and contains:
- a CDS encoding lipopolysaccharide biosynthesis protein — translated: MPEESIGQPNLNKKIKIGLKWNLINQVISQFIFIWFSIYLARLLGPQAYGLVGMVTVLSGFAVIFVDFGFTSSIIYYQIEAEKKLSSIFWFNIFAASIIYLIFFILAPTIAKFYNEPQLVKLTRVICFGIIISAFSSMQATLLSKEINFKKKVIIQWFSTIVSYSVGFFLAFKGYGVWSIVFMSLVNNFVNSVILWLTSSWKPSFYFSLEELKGLTKYSTNIGATSIFTYLTRNLDNFIVAKFLGQTDLGLYTNAYRLMMLPVTNVAGIFGSVLFSGFSKLGDDLNKMADIYLKTVKIISFVTFPLMIGIFSISQDLIMIMYGHKWMGAVPLIRILSLLGAVQSILFLNGTIFNAVGKPKVALYTTIVLYLFLIVGWIIGLKLDGIIGFTKAYLIIAGLGSVFILYNAIRFINLNLFNVFQVIKKQLFGSLLMGCLIYILNRFFLIQDINIRFTVNILLGISFYVSYSFLFQRDMISIIKGLKSKSG
- a CDS encoding glycosyltransferase family 2 protein, with the translated sequence MKSVSIIIVTYNAEKYIYNCVSSINESKINVHIIVIDNGSQDKTLDIIRANFKNIEIVDSKKNLGFGAANNIGYEIALARNSDYIYLLNQDTISYPETLSRMIEILDSDSHIGVASPMHLNDDGQKLDKKFEEYISAGSCPEYISDASLNKVSTFYEIGFVNAAAWLINIEMIKKLGGLFSSAFFHYGEDSNFLSRLRYHKKKCVIIPNIYVHHLREERSGKMSAAFEKRKLSIKKVEIMTNINRDYKSTVKILYKYAGQQIFHGNLKGGFELLLYPITHRTEILRYRNSYTSSKIL